Part of the Lycium ferocissimum isolate CSIRO_LF1 chromosome 6, AGI_CSIRO_Lferr_CH_V1, whole genome shotgun sequence genome, ATACTAACTATAGCGGAGCCAAGATTTTCAATTAGGGagatcaaaatataaaaaaataaacacatgACAAATAGATCAAGAAAGCAACATTAGTGAGAGAGTTTCTAGCTCATAAAGGTGAAAAAAGAATATAGAAGGCTATGCTTAATCTAAATAACAGACAAATCCAATGAGTATGCAAATCCAACAGCTTAATTTGAGCCATTATAAAATCCAACTTCAGACAAGAAACAAATGTGTTATAaagaaaatctagagaaaatttccaagaaaaaataTGTCATTTATGTTAGGAGTTGCACCAACAAAACTATAAATTAATCAGGactcttatgattattgaataAAAGGTGGAGAATATCATATTACCTTatgttaaaacaaaaatattcaTCAAATAGACCCTTTTCAAATCAATGCAATTGTTCTTCTTCTGGATGAACAGAAAGCAAAGGAtcagaaggaaaaagagtaatGGGcatgaaaaaaacaaaagatttgTTAATTATGGCTACAAAATTTGGAAATAGAAGCAAAAGGGGTTTATGATTAGAGGATAAAAATAACATGTAACTGTGAATCACGAGAACTAAATGTTGTCCACTCACCAAACAAAATTTATTGGACGCTTGCAATTGATTCTAATTTCTCTAACAATATTATATGGTTACTCTCTTTTCACCTATTTTGATCTTTcactatttcattttcatattgctttgaattgcttgtccttATCTGACTTTTTTTGCCATGCTTTCTCTtaagccgagggtctttcggaaacagcctccctacatTGTAAGGGTaaagtctgcgtacactttaccctccctaGACCTCACATTGTGGGGTTTCACTAAgtacgttgttgttgttgttgtataattaACTTCCCATATTTATCCTTTAATTACACTTAATTTAAGATTTTTGCATGATGATGCTTTCCTCCTCTCTCAGGAAGATGTTTTATATcttggcataatacataaacatgccCTTAAACTTGGTctcagctggcaagtatgcccCCCAATTTTGAGTGTGTACAAGTAGCCACCTCAACTTGTCTCAACTTTGtcagttgaacactccaacttacaaaatgatcatctagacactCCAAAATCCATGTGCCACGTCACTGCCACGccagcatttgtgtttacgtgtACGTGATCAACTTTATagaagttgaggtgcctacttgtgcacacccaaactTGGAGGGCACACTTGCCAGCAGAGGCCAAGTTTGAGAGCCTGTTATATCTTATGACAAACTATTAAATCTAATTGACTTTGTATGAAATGGCAAAAATAGATGACTTTTCTgttacaaaacaaagaaaagtgaCTTTCTTGCATAATTTTTATTAATTGAGCTACCTTCTCAGTAATCAACCCCATAACATTTATGTCGTtgtaaaacttttgaaacttataatCTTAAACGTCCATAACATTTATGTGGTtgtaaaacttttgaaacttataatCTTAAACGTTCCGCAACATTTGTATTACTATAAAATCTTGTCACTAAGGGTAAATGAGAAGTTACAAGTCAAACTCTTTCAAAATTTGGAAATGTGATTCTTTTTCGAAATAAAATAATGATATAAAAATATCAGTTTTTTAAATGGCtggaatataaaataaagaaaagagagagattcCTGTAATGAATATTAGGCGGCTGTTAATCAACTTGGTGGCATTAGCAGCTAATATTCTTATACACTCCATAGTCTAATgtataaacatcacatcagaCTATGCTAACAGATAATAATATTTTGCTAACTTATTGGTttgttttgtgaagaaaaagtAGGTGCATCCTCTAATATATAGGCATATTGTTACTAAGCCTGTGATAAATACTCAATTCATTTCAGAtacaataaaacataaaaagatgGAATCAGTTTCTCTTGAAGAATTTAGAGCCTTGAAACTAAGCCAAATCTCAATAATCCCCTTTATAATATTCATCTCCATACACCTATGGAGTTTGaggaacaaaaaaaatcttCCTCCTGGTCCAACAAAATTGCCTTTTATTGGTAATTTAAACCAGTTGATGACTCCATCACCCCACAAAAAATTAAGGGACTTAGCCTTGAAATATGGTCCTTTAATGCACCTAAAACTTGGGATGGTGCCAACAATTGTTGTCTCATCTGCTGATACTGCTGAAAAGATCTTGAAGGCTAACGATCTCGCCTTTGCGGGCCGGCCCAAACTAGTCGCACCGAGAATCTTGGGCTACAATTACACGGATATCGCATTTGCACCTTACGGTACGTATTGGAGGCAATTGAGGAAGATCTGCATCCTGGAGCTCCTCAGCTCGAGGAGAGTCACCTCGTTCGCGCCAGCAAGGCGCGAGGAGCTGACTCTGTTCCTCCGGTCCGTCGCGGCTTCGTGTAGCCGCGGAGAACCGATCAACATGGCAGAAATGTTGTTTGCTTTAAACCATGATATAACTACAAGAATCACATTTGGGAGGAAAACTGATGATCAAATGAGATTCAGGGCCGCAACAAAAGAAGGGACAGTATTGGCTAGTGGCTTTCAAATTGgtgatttttttccttctcttgcATTTGTTGCATTAGCCACTGGCATGACATCAAGAATACATAAAATTTTCCTTGAGATGGATAGCATAATTAGCAGAGTTATTGATGAACATATTGAGAGAAACAAGAGAAACAAACCAGAAGATGAAGATCTACTTGATGATCTGCTTAGGATTATGGAAAATGGAGAACTTGAAGTGCCTTTGAACATTGACAACATCAAGGCTATTCTCTTGGTAAGTTTAACACGTTCCCACATCCTAATTTTATTACTCCTCTCTTTCAGTTTACGTGGCATCATTTCTTTTTCCAGTATGTTTCAGAAAGAATGATCCCTTTTTGGAATCGAAAAACAATTTAGCTTAAACGTCTGATTTTACCCTAAAGACAAGCTGCTATACCcacacaaatattatgacatgtttaagatcatacatttcaaaagtcatcacgtctttcttaaatttcgtctCCATCAAATTATGTTatggcatgtttaagatcaCACGTCTCAAAagtcttacaaaaaaaaaaaaagttttcttaTCTTAAATTCCGTATCCAGTCTGTTCCAAAAAATGACCCTTTGTAAATCGGAAAACAATTTAAAACTAAACGTAATCAGTACACGACAAGCTGTTATACCCACTCAAAttttatgacatgtttaagaccccacgtttcaaaagtcttcttatCTTTCTTAGATTTCGTGTCTGACCAAATGATGTCACATAAATTCAAATAGAGGGAAGTTTGAATTAACCATTGATAAGCTCTATGTTACCACATTTGACTAACATGGTTTCTTTTCCATTGCAAAAACAAAAGGAGATGGTTGTAGCTGGAAGTGAAAATGCTTCAAATTCAGTAGAGTGGGCAATGACAGAGATGATCAAGAATCCAAAAGTACTAATGAAAGCACAAGAAGAGGTTAGAAATATGGTAAAAGGGAAGCCAACAATAGAAGAAAGTGATCTACACAAACTAAGTTACATCAAAATGGTGATCAAAGAGACACTAAGATTTCATCCACCAGTACCTCTTTTGCTCCCAAAAGAATCCCTGGAAAACTGCATAGTCAATGACTatgaaataccaaaaaataCTAGAGTTTTAATCAACTATTGGGCAATCTCTAGGGATCCAAAAAGTTGGGAAAATCCAGAAAATTTTGAGCCTGAAAGGTTTGAAAATGTGGCTGTGGATTACAAAGGTCACGATTTCGAGTTTATTCCATTTGGTGCTGGTAGAAGAATATGTCCAGGAATTTCTTTTGGAATGTTGAATTTGGAACTTTCATTAGCAGCTTTGCTATATCATTTTGATTGGAAATTGCCTCAAGAAATGAAACCagatgacattgatatgagtgAAACTTTTGGAATGACTCTTTTCAAGACTTCAAGTTTGCATCTTGTTCCTACTCTATGTTTTCCTATACCATCTTAAGGGTACTTTTTCTCTCATTTTACATTCATGTACTTTGTTTGGATGAAAGAAATTGGTAGAGactacttgtttttttttttttatttatttatataaataatCATCTAGTATTCAGAACTCACTAATCCGACTAATATAGATTTGTGTAGCGTAGGGTCCATAAAGGAAGAAGCGCTCCTTACTACTCTCCATTCTCAAGATCAAACCCGTATGCTCTAGTAAAGATGAAGGAATCTCATCCATCAAATCATACCCCTTGGAGACTAGATTTTATGTTCCTttcctttactttttttttttctttctaaacaCAGAAATTGCTAAACACAGATATTTTACACAATTAGATCACTTAAAAGATAATTGCAAGTACTATTTACTAAGCATTGATTTGTaattgtaatttaaaataaatgatAAGTAATCTATCGTTGGAGGTCAACTTACACTGATATGTAAACTTTTTTTCCATTATCAGTATATGTAAAATCTGCAAGAATATTGTTTAGACAACTTGGATACCATTATACTCGTGCGTTTTTTGAGTGAATACATACACGTCTAGGAGGCTAAAAAGTAGTAATATTTTATTCTTGCTGTCCTGCTGAGGTACTTACTAGGTTAGGTTTATTTAATCACGTCCTAATCTTTCTAGCTAGGTTAGGTTGGGTTTGAGTTATTAGTGAATATTTCTGTTGACTTGTTTGTCACATTGCAAAACTAGTTTTCTCCCTGTCCTTATTCATTTTGCTACTATCATCTTTTCCAACTAGTATTCCTATTTTGAGGTGAATATAAGATTTGAAGTTTTTATGGGTTCTGGTGATTCGATCCTCGATGCTTCCCACCGAAGTCTTAACATATACTCCTAGCGAATTGATATTCAGTTTATTATACATAATATTTagtgaatttcttaatatatatacaagatcTAGCCTAACATTACATAATTGTGCCGAACCTATATACTAAATTGTATATCCGCCTATTCATACCAAGGGCCAACAAAGGACAaacatataatattttttaccaTTTCACGTAGTTGCACCTAACTGTGCACAAAAGACGGTACAACAGATGAACTCAATAAAAAGGAAGTAAAAATATGTTAGGAAAAACTTAAATAATAATGGatataaaaagggaaagaaaccTTTGAGTATCTGATAATTCTCAAATGTAAATGCTTCTCAAGTTTTTAAGACCAAAAAAGTTCAATTTAAAATTTACCACATAGAGAGGCAATTATTCTATAAAGCATTTCAGTGTTTAATCTAAAATTaaactcaaataaaatattttccccTAATTTGATGGTTCGGcaaatttcttttcaattttagcTAAAtacaaattcataagcaacaaATTGTGCTTATGTCATTTTTTTGCAATATTATTAGtttattccaatttatatgacactaaATCTATCCCGGGGAGTCAACCCATCTTTCTCATTTATTCAAATCTCATGTCACAAATTAAAAATCTTAATTCTCGTATTCCAAATCTTACCattatttttggaaaagtaTAAATATTACGTATCAAACAGTTAACATTTGAACAAGTGATTCTTAAAAGTAGCTTTCAATTTGTGTGACAATCTTTTtactaaaaggatttaatttcgAGAAGGTGAGTGCACAATTATAAAGAGGTGAATTCATAATATAAATTTGTCAGTTCAACCTTTCAGTACTTTCTATAAACTCATTACActtttgaaattatagtttcattttttaaaaatagtaatttttaCACTCATGCCCAGtatcaaattttttgaaatcaatTGAAACCATTCATTATATGATGCATCCTCCATTGCTACTAGTTATAATATGCACAtctaatttaattatataaaatgtTACTTTGATTAAATCAAATGTCAATTGTCAGATTGGagattttgaaagaataaaccaaacaaaaaaagaacGAAGAGAAGAAAAGCACTTAATAACGCAAGAACTGATACCAAACATGCTATATCCCATCGATACGGTGAGCcaaattttagaaaaagaaagaaaaaataacaagATAGATATAAGATTTGAACTCTCAACCTCATCTATAGAGGTGCACCCAATAATCATTGCATCATATGATGTTTTTGAGCTTAGGTgcacatattatatatttaagtatgtttttttaaaagaacatATCATTATTATACATGATTTAGGGAGGGTCATGGGATCATGTGAACCATAGATCAACAACTGTTAGGTGTGATATGGATAGGATGGGCTAAATTTAGGCAAATCAAATTGGGCTGAGTTAATAAAAGGGCGGGTTATTACTTGAGCTCAAGTGGATTGTGCTAAAATGAGCTAAAAAGCGGCTTATAACTTAACCTGATTAACAtttactaagttttaatttcctcatttgtttttttataaCTTTTTAAGTACCTAATAgagcttttttcttttttattatgactatatataacatataaaacaaaaagaatgtttttttaataatatttttcatgaatcaATTTGGATCCATTTGTGGGGTTAAaatctgcgtacactctaccttccccagaccccactttctgggatttcactgggtgtgttgttgttgttgcacgGATTGGACGGTTCATGTTTTCATGTGCTAATTTTGCCACCCTTAGCCACTGTTTTTACTTTGATATTACAAATTGTTGCCACCATTTTATTTCTATCTAACTCACAagtcacaaatttcaaaatttaaattaaaactaAAATGAATTACATTATTCTACTTAAGCCACTACAAATTGCCATTGAGCCTTCAAATAACAGTGAACTGAGCGCCTTCTTCCTCGCCAAAACAAAATTTGAATTTCTATCATAGCCATCTCAGACTCTACACACACAGGGACAGACAACCTAGAAATGATCAATTCTTTGTCTTAAATTCAAACCTTAATcagtctaaccaccactttacagaacttaattttaaattttggcgGTATATTCTTATCTCACAGAACACCGGATGCGAGCCTCTATTTCATTCACCCCTACCGTAATACAATGTGTGGCATCCTCGTCAATCTCCCCATTACCTTGGACCACTGACCCCAGGTGCTTAAAACTTCCTCTCCTGGGGATGACTTGTGTGTCATCTATTTTCAGGGTCATTGGGTGTAATTTCCTACAAAACCTTTACCACGTAATATCACATTGATCGAAATGGGCCTTAAATAAttggaagaaattgcacggcttgtccttcaaatggccttgtctttaatttttaccctttaaaatcaaatttatacCTAGTGGAGCATAAATTCATTAAGGACACGAGACATAATTTGTAGGATATTATgatacgaaaatataaatttatcctccatgaaaaaatatttgtcttgaggggcaaaaattaaagactagcggGTCATTAGAACAAATGCCCTATTTCcgggtggtttttaatttttacccttaaatttgtggtctttaatttttgtccttcattaTTTTTGGCGCGGCATAACTTAGATTTCACTCAGTATAGTTTACGTGTAGCTTCGGCATATATATCATAACATCCCACAAATTATGCCGGACAAAACAAAACTTtaacattcaacataatctgaaaatgGCATAATCTTAAATTTCGTTTGGCATAGTTTATGTTAACCTTCGACATATATATCATAACATCCACACAAATTATACCGGAAAAGGCGAAACTTTCAACACTcgacataatctgaaaaatactacacaacttatctcataacttaattcctacagaACTGATGCCGGGCGAGGTAAAAGTTCAGTTTCCGAAGATGAATGTTACAGAATCTATGTCAGGTGAAATAAGTctgaatattttcattaaataagtagcagggacaaaaattaaagatcataCATATGacggacaaaattaaagaccagcgtgTTTGAAGGAAATGCgtgcaaaaaattgaaaactaaCACAAAATAGGGGCCAAACGTGCAAATGCTCCAATGCATAATTGGGTCTTAAGATAAACAGTGAGCGCGCTTCTTCTCGCCAAAAGAAATTTGAATTCAGACAGCGCCAAACTTCTATCATTGCCATCTCAGAGTCTACACACACAAAGAGACAGACAATCTATAAATGATCAATTCTTTGTCTTAAATTCAAACCTTAATCACTCCAAAAAAGAAACACAATTCCCATGGCTTCAATTAAGCCATCTTATCGCTACGCCAATGCTTCTTCTTCCATAGATTCTTGCCAATCCTCCACCAAATCCAACCCTTCTTCATCTACGGACCTAACCCTTCACACCCACAACCACCATAACGCCTCACGCGCCATAACTCGCCCTCACGCGCCGTCCACGCGCCACCACAACTTAGGGTCCATCGTCAAGAAATTCGTCGAGCAAAAATCTGGGCCAACTATTAAATCGAAGCCGAAAGGTGAGCtcgaaggaaaatattttattcataaatttTTAGATGCTCTCTAAAATTTTCTACACTataagggcccgtttggccatgataaTTGCGAGTAATTGAAAAAAgtagtttttgttttcaaattgaAAAACGGTATTTGAATactggagttgtgtttggccatgaatacTAATTGAAGCTGGCATAAATAAAggccataatacataaataggccCTTATGAATACTAATCAACTGGGTATGCGTAATTATAAAGTTGAATAAGTAAGCATACAATCTTAGCTCCCTCCATTTTATGTGCTATGCCATCTTGTTTTACTTGTTCAACTTTTATACTTGCACTCCtattaagaattaataaatgaagtgtatattttaccataatgcccatattaattggtgtatattcTTAATAGAATTGagaaatgatttgaaaatgagtaattaatgtcaAGTGtacaacaagaaaaaaaaagagtttatcTTTCtttgatatgctaaagtggacaagtaataaaaatttatttttagtatagtggataagtaaaagtgaacggagggagtatttgttaGTGATTTGGAGTGCAAAAAGTCAAAATAACTTTGTGTTTCTCAAACTCCGAAATTCAAGTTGAATTCCAGAATTTTATATCCAAACATGGTTTCAGGGATTGacgaaaaaagttaaaaatattcATGGCCACAAAAATAGCTAACAACAGCTCCATTTTTAGTATGAACctactttaactcaaaataagaaaacttaatcctaaataaatttgactataaattttaaatagaCATGAATTAAGATACCAAATGCTAACCAAATTTGATTtcctacaattttgaattattttttccaaCAGAGCTGAAACTGCCTATTCCTTCGGATTTTATAGCGGAAGATTTGAAGAAAACGGCAAAAAAGGGAACTGGTTTGGGTGCTCTGCATAAAAAGTTGTTTAAGGGATTGAAAAGAGATGAAggaagtgaaaagaaaaaggctTTAACTGAAGTTAAAGAGAATACTAGGACTTTAGGTATGGTGCTAAGAAGTGAAAGGGAGTTGTTAAGTATGAATAAGGAGCAAGAGAATCAGATTGTTGAGCTCAAATTGATGAttgaagagaaaaacaaagaggTTTGTTCTTGAATTGTGTAATTTCCTTAATACTAGAGGGCCATTTTGAATCCATTTTAGTCTTAATTTTCCCGCTCAAGCAGTGGCGCAACCAGGAATTTTATCAAGGCATTCGAAATTTCAAATTTGGGACCTTGTAAGTGGAGGGGGTTTACTTTTaccttatccaaaaaaaaaaggtcgagggggttcaaatatatatatatatatatatatatatatatatatatatatgtgtgtgtgtgtgtgtgtgtgtgtgtgtgtgtgtgtgtgtgtttttttttttttttttttttttttgttatttgggCGGGTGTGATTTTCAAACAATTGAAACCCTTTATTGAATGTGGCTCCACCATTGTGCTCAAGAATAGTGCTAAGTTTACTTAAACTACATTTAGTAATATTTGATGAATTGGTGTTTGCCAAATGTTCTGCTTCACAAAATGTGGAAAACAAGTGATCGAGGTCTGATGATACTAGGGTGATAAGTCTACTTGCCAGTAAAAGAAGCTACAAAAGAAAGCTTGGTTTTTGACTGAAAACTGGTTTTTTGTAATAAAAGTTAGAGGTTTGTACTTCATGCAGGGGTAAATGAGAGGTTAGAGAACCTCTATTTGCCTTAAAATTTCAATTATTTAGTATTCAAATAAAATGGACCTTAATAGAGTGGAATTGACATAGAGGATTCATACAGCTGAGCCAACTAATTTGAGATTGAGGTTTTGACTGGTTGATAGCTTACAAGGTGAATCTACCCCGTCGTCCAAAGATTTCATATTAcattttttgggaatttcgCGTATTATACATTAATAGTTGGATGGTAACCTGCAGTAAAACAGTTTGACCAACAATATGGTGTTTGTTAAAAAGTCAGCGGGAATTTTCCAGAGTAGTATTAAGGGATAGCTTATAAGGTACATAGTGGCAACTAGCTTCTTTCAGAGTATGCTTCTTCTGAATTGTTATTAATGTCTTTGGTTGTAGTAGCTGCTTGATTATCCTATGCATACTGTTggatttcatttccatatcggAATCTCTTATTATCTGAGATGCttttattgagccgagggtctttgtCAAAAACCTGTGGTGAATAATATCACCTtggatacaacaacaacattgttgttgttgttgtaatcccATACTGTTGGAATTTAGGAATGCTCCTATTGGAGATGGCACGTTCTTTGTCAAAAATGTGGTGAATAATATCACCTtggatacaacaacaacatacgcagtataatcccacaatgGGGGTAGCATGTatgcaaaccttacccctacctagATGCAGAATAGCAAGCTGCATATATAATTGAATATACCTATTTATGTTGGCGTTTGATGACAAAACTCAACGGTAAAGTTGTCTGCGTATGACCTATAAGTCACGTTTCGAGCCATGGAATCAGTCACCAATACTTCCCTGAACCCTGCATGAATGCAAGATGCTATGTGCACCAGGCTGCCTTTTTTATAACAAAACTCAATAGCCCAGATTggcttttaaattaaaaactgTCTCCAACAATTGGCAATTGAAAAGGGGATTTAATCTTACCTTGTCACATGATGATTGAAGCTTATATAGTGTTGTGGTCtcattttctaatttatttacAAATGATAACAGGTTGAGAAGTTAAAGGATTTGTGTTTGAAGCAGAGGGAAGAAATTAAGTCACTGAAAAATGCCGTATTGTTTCCAGACATTATGAATTCTCAACTTCAAGAACTTTTAGAGAAACAAGGATCAGAACTCAAGCAGGCAAATCAGCTTATACCAAGACTCCAAAAGCAAGTCGCTTCTCTTACAGGACAAGTACAGTGCCTCACCTTTGATCTTGCCGAGGTAACATTGAGAACCTTGTCGCTTGTATCCGCCTAATATGATTGCAGATTTATTAACAAATCCATAAGCCAGTTGCTTAATATTCTTAATATAAGACCATAAGTGCTTAGAAGAAGCCATTTTCTTGATCTGGGGGGCATTAGTGTCCGTCTGACCTCTAACTCAGACATATGTGAATACCATCGGTTAAAAGAACTGCAGCTTTCCTAAAGATCAGCAGATATTAGTTAAACGAAGTCAATt contains:
- the LOC132061010 gene encoding premnaspirodiene oxygenase-like, producing MTPSPHKKLRDLALKYGPLMHLKLGMVPTIVVSSADTAEKILKANDLAFAGRPKLVAPRILGYNYTDIAFAPYGTYWRQLRKICILELLSSRRVTSFAPARREELTLFLRSVAASCSRGEPINMAEMLFALNHDITTRITFGRKTDDQMRFRAATKEGTVLASGFQIGDFFPSLAFVALATGMTSRIHKIFLEMDSIISRVIDEHIERNKRNKPEDEDLLDDLLRIMENGELEVPLNIDNIKAILLEMVVAGSENASNSVEWAMTEMIKNPKVLMKAQEEVRNMVKGKPTIEESDLHKLSYIKMVIKETLRFHPPVPLLLPKESLENCIVNDYEIPKNTRVLINYWAISRDPKSWENPENFEPERFENVAVDYKGHDFEFIPFGAGRRICPGISFGMLNLELSLAALLYHFDWKLPQEMKPDDIDMSETFGMTLFKTSSLHLVPTLCFPIPS
- the LOC132060358 gene encoding uncharacterized protein LOC132060358, which produces MASIKPSYRYANASSSIDSCQSSTKSNPSSSTDLTLHTHNHHNASRAITRPHAPSTRHHNLGSIVKKFVEQKSGPTIKSKPKELKLPIPSDFIAEDLKKTAKKGTGLGALHKKLFKGLKRDEGSEKKKALTEVKENTRTLGMVLRSERELLSMNKEQENQIVELKLMIEEKNKEVEKLKDLCLKQREEIKSLKNAVLFPDIMNSQLQELLEKQGSELKQANQLIPRLQKQVASLTGQVQCLTFDLAEVKADKYSSRGCYDSLDSSPRSPEYDQEEATNSLEFSSENTIPGSPDDMLLKDLNPCLTPYSTKTKSKEFEFHSPEDKNLLKNNIQVYHKTSYSYNSCASKVSKSSSDRSQCSKAANSSIRAARGSGESKYTYRKRIHNMF